A region of the Candidatus Methylomirabilis tolerans genome:
TCGTGCCAGGCTCACGCGTTGCGCCTCGCCGCCAGAAAGGGTCCGGGTCCGCCGTGTGGCCAGATGCCCGATGCCAAGCGTGGTCATGCCCTCCTGAACGCGCCTGTTCACCTCGGCCGAATCGATGCGCCGGAGCCTAAGCCCGAGGGCCACATTTGCCTCAACGGTTCCATCGGTCAGCAATGGCTCCTGAAAGACGCTGGCCATGCGGCGACGAACCGCCAGCAGATTGCCATACGACTGGACCGCCTGACCCCTGAAGAGGACGCGCCCCTCAGTGGGGCCCTCCAACAATCCGAGGAGCCGAAGCAGTGTTGATTTGCCGGCCCCGTTCGGGCCGATGACGGCTAGAATCTGCCCCTCCTGGATCTCAAATGACGGCGCATTAAGGACCAGTATGCCGTCGTATGTCACTTTGACCCGCTCGAGACAGAGTATCGGCCCGCTCACAGTGTCCGCCCCCGTTGCTGGATCCAGGTAAGGGTTAAGTTCACGCCAAAGGTCAGGAGCAACAGCAGGAGAGAAAGCGCGATCGCCATATCGAAATTCCCCCTGCTGGTTTCCAGGACAGTGGCGGTGGTGAGTACCCGCGTCTGCCGGTAGATGTTGCCGCCCACCATCATGGAGGCGCCGATCTCGGAGATGACTGCACCGAAGCCGGCCATCAGCGCAGCCAAGAGCGGCAGGCGGGCCTCTTTGAGGAGGAGGTACACGACCTGAAGCCTCGATGCGCCGAGCCCCACAAGCTGCATGCGCAGTCGCGGGTTTAACTGCTGAACCGCGGCTACCGTGAGACCAGTGACGACCGGGCCGGCGATCACAAGTTGGGCGAGGACAATGGCAGTCGGTGTGTAGAGCAGTTCCAGAAAGCCAAGCGGCCCACTCCGCCAGAGGAAGATGCTCACGAATAAGCCGACGACGACCGGCGGCAAACCCATCCCGGTATTGACCAGGCTGATGGCGATGCCACGCCCAGGAAAGCGGCTCAAGGCCAGGACGGTGCCAAGCGGGATGCCTATCAGCAGGCTGAGCAGGGTAGCGGTCCCCGAGACTTGCAGCGAGAGCAGCATAATCCGCAGCACCTCCGGGTCGCCGTGAATGAGCAGTACAACAGCCTGCTTGGTGCCTTGCCAGATCAGCTCCATCCCCGCTTCTCCTCGCAGTTACGGTCGACCATTACTCATCAGGGGCCAGCAGGTGGAGACGGTCTGGCGGTAACGACAGCCAGATCTCCTTTCCTACATGCAGCGTCATCAAGTGGTACAGGCGGCTTCGGACCTGGATTTCCAGGTCATACTTCCCGCGATCGCTCCCATCGACGAGGCTGACAAAGAGCAGGTAGTCAAGACCACGCCCAAGCTCGTGGACGATTTGACCGCGCAGGAGGTTGTCACGCCGCTCCGCCCTGTCCGGCCACACCAGTCTGACATCCTCCGGTCGGATGCAGAATTCCACCTCCCCCGGGGTCGTTGGCCCCGGGCCATCAACCCGTAGATGATGCCCTCGCCAGACGATGTCCCAGGCGCCGTCCTGGTCGCGGCAGGCAACACCTCGTAAGATGTTCTTCGCGCCGGTATGCTCAGCCACGCGCCGGGTCCGCGGTTGATGGAGCACCTCTTCTCGAGTTCCCATCTGGAGCACCTTGCCGCCGTCAATGATAGCGATGGTGGACGCCATAAGATACGCCTCCTGCAGATCGTGGGTCACAAGCAGGATCGTACCTTTGTAATCGGCCAGCATCTGAAGTAACTCCTGGCGGAGCATCTCGCGGACAGCCGGATCAAGGGCGGAGAACGGCTCGTCCAGCAACAGGATCTCAGGACGACCAATCAGGGCGCGTCCAAGAGCCACGCGCTGCCGCTGTCCGCCTGAGAGCTGATGCGGATACCGCTGTGCGAATGACTGGAGCCGCAGCAGTTGAAGCATCTCGTCTACCCTGCAGGCCGCTTCATGTGCGGGGGTCCCTCGAGGCAACCCAAACGAAAGATTCCCCGATACCGTCTTATGCGGAAAGAGGGCATACTCCTGGAAGACAAGACCTACGCGTCGCAGGTGCGGCGCCAGATCGATACCGGCGTTCGCATCGAAGACACTCCGACCGTTGATGCGTATCGTCCCGGAGGCCGGTCTGATCAGACCGGCAATGGCCAGGAGCGTCAGACTCTTCCCCGATCCCGACGGACCATACAATGCCGTGATCCCGTCGCCGATCACAAGTTGCGTCCGGAGGTGGAATCCCGGCAGTCGCCTGTCGAGCGCAAGATCGAGCATCAGTATTTAACCTTCGTCATGCGTCCGACCAGTGCGAGAATCAGCAGGACGGCAGCCGTCGCCAGGATCGACATGGCGTTCGCCTCCTGGGGCTGATTCGCCTGCACCGCATCATAAATCGCAAGAGCAAGTGTCTGGGTCCGTCCCGGGATGCTCCCGGCGATCATCAGCGTAATGCCAAACTCCCCCATGGCTCGAGCAAACGCCAGGATCGAGCCGGCCAGAATACCCCGCCACGCCAGCGGCAGGGTGATCGTGCACAACACAATCAGGACAGGTTTGAACGTCCGGCCCGCATCTTCGATCCGGCGGTCGATCCCTTCAAATGCCCCTTGGGTAGCCTTAATGAATAGCGGCAGTGCGGCGATAGTCGAGGCGAGAACGGCAGCTTTCCACGTGAAAATGATACCGATGTTCAGCCACTGCCCCA
Encoded here:
- a CDS encoding ABC transporter permease; its protein translation is MELIWQGTKQAVVLLIHGDPEVLRIMLLSLQVSGTATLLSLLIGIPLGTVLALSRFPGRGIAISLVNTGMGLPPVVVGLFVSIFLWRSGPLGFLELLYTPTAIVLAQLVIAGPVVTGLTVAAVQQLNPRLRMQLVGLGASRLQVVYLLLKEARLPLLAALMAGFGAVISEIGASMMVGGNIYRQTRVLTTATVLETSRGNFDMAIALSLLLLLLTFGVNLTLTWIQQRGRTL
- a CDS encoding ABC transporter ATP-binding protein, translated to MLDLALDRRLPGFHLRTQLVIGDGITALYGPSGSGKSLTLLAIAGLIRPASGTIRINGRSVFDANAGIDLAPHLRRVGLVFQEYALFPHKTVSGNLSFGLPRGTPAHEAACRVDEMLQLLRLQSFAQRYPHQLSGGQRQRVALGRALIGRPEILLLDEPFSALDPAVREMLRQELLQMLADYKGTILLVTHDLQEAYLMASTIAIIDGGKVLQMGTREEVLHQPRTRRVAEHTGAKNILRGVACRDQDGAWDIVWRGHHLRVDGPGPTTPGEVEFCIRPEDVRLVWPDRAERRDNLLRGQIVHELGRGLDYLLFVSLVDGSDRGKYDLEIQVRSRLYHLMTLHVGKEIWLSLPPDRLHLLAPDE
- the modB gene encoding molybdate ABC transporter permease subunit gives rise to the protein MQIPLAPLLLSMKIAGLATVAALILGTPIAWLLARGRFPGRAVLEAIIMIPLILPPTVTGYYLLLLIGRQGLLGRLMGQWLNIGIIFTWKAAVLASTIAALPLFIKATQGAFEGIDRRIEDAGRTFKPVLIVLCTITLPLAWRGILAGSILAFARAMGEFGITLMIAGSIPGRTQTLALAIYDAVQANQPQEANAMSILATAAVLLILALVGRMTKVKY